In Rana temporaria chromosome 3, aRanTem1.1, whole genome shotgun sequence, a single window of DNA contains:
- the LOC120933603 gene encoding zona pellucida sperm-binding protein 3-like isoform X2, translated as MGLGVRNCCGWLLLLALVYGPGFGCSGDGALVRHRRQSDWWRNNQRVVPGQSQGSSRGGSGGTYSGANAVYGFGASRGGAQRGSTGGRAGGMLRQQPPTVISSSSPISVQCEEDRMVVSVMMDFYGNGKLVKSSDLSLGPQGCKPNTQSADEVIFQISLQDCGNTVQMMQDWVIYATNLTYSPTSSIPIIRTNPAVVPIMCYYYRHANVSSKAIEPTWVPFSTTVSIEERLSFSLRLMTEDWSGPRSSPIYQLGDILYIEASVDTQNHVGLILYVDRCVTTISPDPTSAPSYGLIEENGCLVDGMQDDSSSAFITPRVEPDKLQFTVDAFRFLGNDASLIYITCYLRAATTSQVPDAMNKACSYSKATQSWSAVEGPSSICQCCGTGTCSNPTGLVSGGRGRFGRPRGKRDVLDEEGQTVTTLGPLLVIGPSQRDVAATVTREESAPAELWVLVAVGCLSLLVVMVCAVFIGKSLKKPQYVLSVKK; from the exons ATGGGTCTAGGAGTGAGGAACTGCTGTGGTTGGCTGTTGCTTTTGGCCCTGGTTTATGGACCAGGGTTTGGATGTAGTGGGGATGGAGCCTTGGTGAGACATAGGCGCCAATCAGACTGGTGGAGGAATAACCAGCGGGTTGTACCTGGCCAGAGCCAGGGGTCTTCTAGAGGGGGTTCTGGAGGGACTTACTCTGGAGCTAATGCAGTATATGGGTTTGGGGCTTCTAGAGGTGGGGCTCAGAGGGGTTCAACAGGTGGACGTGCTGGTGGGATGCTCCGCCAGCAGCCCCCGACTGTAATTTCATCCAgttcccccatcagtgtccagtGTGAAGAGGACCGCATGGTGGTCAGTGTCATGATGGATTTTTATGGGAATGGAAAGCTGGTGAAATCTTCTGATCTGAGCCTGGGACCCCAAGGCTGCAAGCCGAACACCCAAAGTGCTGATGAAGTTATTTTCCAGATTAGTCTCCAGGACTGTGGCAACACTGTGCAG ATGATGCAAGACTGGGTGATCTATGCTACCAACTTGACCTACAGCCCAACCTCCTCCATTCCAATCATCAGAACCAACCCAGCTGTTGTCCCCATAATGTGCTACTACTACCG GCATGCAAATGTGAGCAGCAAAGCCATTGAGCCAACATGGGTTCCATTTAGCACCACAGTGTCCATAGAAGAGAGGCTGTCCTTCTCCTTGAGGCTAATGACTG AGGACTGGAGTGGCCCTAGAAGTTCTCCCATCTATCAGCTTGGAGATATTCTCTACATAGAGGCCTCTGTGGACACTCAGAACCACGTTGGACTGATCCTGTATGTTGACCGATGTGTGACCACCATATCTCCTGATCCCACCTCTGCTCCTAGTTATGGCCTCATTGAAGAAAATGG CTGTCTAGTTGATGGAATGCAAGATGACTCCTCTTCAGCCTTCATCACCCCGAGGGTTGAGCCAGACAAGCTCCAGTTCACAGTGGATGCTTTCCGATTTCTAGGAAATGATgcctctctg ATCTACATAACCTGTTACCTGAGAGCTGCTACAACCAGCCAGGTCCCTGATGCCATGAACAAGGCCTGTTCCTATAGCAAAGCCACACAAAG TTGGTCTGCAGTTGAGGGCCCCAGCAGTATCTGCCAGTGTTGTGGTACAGGCACCTGCAGCAACCCTACTGGTCTGGTTTCCGGAGGAAGGGGCAGATTTGGAAGACCAAGAGGCAAGAGGGACGTCTTGGATG AAGAGGGACAAACTGTGACCACTCTGGGacctctgcttgtgattggaccTTCACAAAGGGATGTTGCGGCTACAGTGACGAGGGAAGAGTCTGCCCCTGCGGAGCTCTGGGTGTTGGTGGCTGTTGGATGTCTTAGTCTTCTTGTTGTCATGGTGTGTGCAGTGTTCATTGGGAAATCTCTGAAAAAGCCACAGTATGTGCTGTCTGTGAAAAAATAA
- the LOC120933603 gene encoding zona pellucida sperm-binding protein 3-like isoform X1 — translation MGLGVRNCCGWLLLLALVYGPGFGCSGDGALVRHRRQSDWWRNNQRVVPGQSQGSSRGGSGGTYSGANAVYGFGASRGGAQRGSTGGRAGGMLRQQPPTVISSSSPISVQCEEDRMVVSVMMDFYGNGKLVKSSDLSLGPQGCKPNTQSADEVIFQISLQDCGNTVQMMQDWVIYATNLTYSPTSSIPIIRTNPAVVPIMCYYYRHANVSSKAIEPTWVPFSTTVSIEERLSFSLRLMTEDWSGPRSSPIYQLGDILYIEASVDTQNHVGLILYVDRCVTTISPDPTSAPSYGLIEENGCLVDGMQDDSSSAFITPRVEPDKLQFTVDAFRFLGNDASLIYITCYLRAATTSQVPDAMNKACSYSKATQSWSAVEGPSSICQCCGTGTCSNPTGLVSGGRGRFGRPRGKRDVLDEPHTEEGQTVTTLGPLLVIGPSQRDVAATVTREESAPAELWVLVAVGCLSLLVVMVCAVFIGKSLKKPQYVLSVKK, via the exons ATGGGTCTAGGAGTGAGGAACTGCTGTGGTTGGCTGTTGCTTTTGGCCCTGGTTTATGGACCAGGGTTTGGATGTAGTGGGGATGGAGCCTTGGTGAGACATAGGCGCCAATCAGACTGGTGGAGGAATAACCAGCGGGTTGTACCTGGCCAGAGCCAGGGGTCTTCTAGAGGGGGTTCTGGAGGGACTTACTCTGGAGCTAATGCAGTATATGGGTTTGGGGCTTCTAGAGGTGGGGCTCAGAGGGGTTCAACAGGTGGACGTGCTGGTGGGATGCTCCGCCAGCAGCCCCCGACTGTAATTTCATCCAgttcccccatcagtgtccagtGTGAAGAGGACCGCATGGTGGTCAGTGTCATGATGGATTTTTATGGGAATGGAAAGCTGGTGAAATCTTCTGATCTGAGCCTGGGACCCCAAGGCTGCAAGCCGAACACCCAAAGTGCTGATGAAGTTATTTTCCAGATTAGTCTCCAGGACTGTGGCAACACTGTGCAG ATGATGCAAGACTGGGTGATCTATGCTACCAACTTGACCTACAGCCCAACCTCCTCCATTCCAATCATCAGAACCAACCCAGCTGTTGTCCCCATAATGTGCTACTACTACCG GCATGCAAATGTGAGCAGCAAAGCCATTGAGCCAACATGGGTTCCATTTAGCACCACAGTGTCCATAGAAGAGAGGCTGTCCTTCTCCTTGAGGCTAATGACTG AGGACTGGAGTGGCCCTAGAAGTTCTCCCATCTATCAGCTTGGAGATATTCTCTACATAGAGGCCTCTGTGGACACTCAGAACCACGTTGGACTGATCCTGTATGTTGACCGATGTGTGACCACCATATCTCCTGATCCCACCTCTGCTCCTAGTTATGGCCTCATTGAAGAAAATGG CTGTCTAGTTGATGGAATGCAAGATGACTCCTCTTCAGCCTTCATCACCCCGAGGGTTGAGCCAGACAAGCTCCAGTTCACAGTGGATGCTTTCCGATTTCTAGGAAATGATgcctctctg ATCTACATAACCTGTTACCTGAGAGCTGCTACAACCAGCCAGGTCCCTGATGCCATGAACAAGGCCTGTTCCTATAGCAAAGCCACACAAAG TTGGTCTGCAGTTGAGGGCCCCAGCAGTATCTGCCAGTGTTGTGGTACAGGCACCTGCAGCAACCCTACTGGTCTGGTTTCCGGAGGAAGGGGCAGATTTGGAAGACCAAGAGGCAAGAGGGACGTCTTGGATG AACCCCACACAGAAGAGGGACAAACTGTGACCACTCTGGGacctctgcttgtgattggaccTTCACAAAGGGATGTTGCGGCTACAGTGACGAGGGAAGAGTCTGCCCCTGCGGAGCTCTGGGTGTTGGTGGCTGTTGGATGTCTTAGTCTTCTTGTTGTCATGGTGTGTGCAGTGTTCATTGGGAAATCTCTGAAAAAGCCACAGTATGTGCTGTCTGTGAAAAAATAA